In Antechinus flavipes isolate AdamAnt ecotype Samford, QLD, Australia chromosome 3, AdamAnt_v2, whole genome shotgun sequence, a genomic segment contains:
- the LOC127555687 gene encoding RH-like protein: MGSKSLRISLPLWTLILETTFIVVFFFFTSYETPLKKLELLKRYPAFQDINVMAVLGLAFLKASLRRYTWSSVAFNLFTLALGVQLAIILDGFLFSFSSGRIVIDFHRIILGTMSTMSVLISSGAVLGKVNLIQLIVMTLLEVTAFQGTKKLIQDILNMDEHESMMQIHVFGSYFGMTVAWCLPQPRLNAAKEKERRTPTSCLFTTLGTLFLWIFWPTFNSALIKYPYEKETAVYNTYYALAVSAVVAISFSAATHSDGKISMEHVHRATLAGGVAVGVATNLIQSPWPAMVLGFFAGIISIVGAKFLPRCFNEIIGLHDTCDVHSTFGLPGLLGGLICILLIINRSAWTDLVVFQILISVGYLCLPMAMGLAGGLLTGVILNLNLWKAPSTDKYFNDQAFWEFPHLAVGF; the protein is encoded by the exons ATGGGCTCAAAGTCCCTCAGGATATCCCTTCCTTTATGGACTCTGATTTTGGAAACCACTTTCAttgtggttttcttctttttcacatCTTATGAGACGCCCTTAAAGAAATTGGAGCTTCTGAAGAGATATCCAG CCTTCCAGGACATCAATGTGATGGCGGTTCTTGGACTGGCCTTCCTCAAGGCTTCTTTGAGGAGGTACACATGGAGCAGCGTGGCCTTCAACCTCTTCACCCTGGCCCTCGGGGTGCAGTTGGCCATTATCCTGGACGGCttcctgttctctttctccagtGGGAGGATCGTCATCGACTTTCATAG gaTCATACTGGGTACCATGAGTACTATGTCTGTTCTCATCTCATCTGGGGCCGTCCTGGGCAAAGTCAACTTGATCCAGCTGATAGTAATGACCTTGCTGGAAGTAACAGCTTTCCAAGGAACCAAGAAACTCATCCAGGACATCCTTAAT ATGGACGAACATGAGAGCATGATGCAAATCCACGTGTTTGGGTCTTACTTTGGTATGACCGTGGCCTGGTGCCTCCCCCAGCCAAGGCTGAATGCGGCTAAGGAGAAGGAGCGGAGAACCCCAACTTCTTGTCTGTTTACCACACTGG GTACCCTTTTCCTGTGGATCTTCTGGCCTACCTTCAATTCTGCCCTGATAAAATATCCTTATGAGAAAGAAACTGCTGTATATAACACTTATTATGCCCTTGCTGTCAGTGCTGTGGTCGCCATCTCCTTTTCAGCTGCAACTCACTCTGATGGGAAAATCAGTATG GAACACGTCCACAGAGCAACGCTGGCCGGAGGAGTCGCTGTGGGAGTCGCCACCAACCTCATCCAATCCCCTTGGCCTGCCATGGTGCTTGGGTTTTTTGCTGGCATAATTTCCATTGTAGGAGCCAAGTTCTTGCCG aGATGTTTTAATGAGATAATTGGCCTTCATGACACCTGTGATGTTCATTCGACTTTCGGATTGCCCGGGCTGCTGGGAGGGCTAATCTGCATTCTGCTGATAATTAATCGAAGCGCCTGGACCGACTTGGTCGT CTTTCAGATCCTAATTTCGGTCGGCTATCTCTGCCTGCCCATGGCTATGGGTTTGGCAGGAGGTTTACTGACAG GTGTAATTTTAAATCTCAACCTATGGAAGGCACCATCTACAGATAAATACTTCAATGATCAGGCTTTTTGGGAG TTTCCCCATTTGGCTGTTGGATTTTAA